In a single window of the Mustela nigripes isolate SB6536 chromosome 17, MUSNIG.SB6536, whole genome shotgun sequence genome:
- the LOC132004881 gene encoding ATP-dependent RNA helicase DDX19B isoform X2, giving the protein MGFNRPSKIQENALPLMLAEPPQNLIAQSQSGTGKTAAFVLAMLSQVEPANRYPQCLCLSPTYELALQTGKVIEQMGKFYPELKLAYAVRGNKLERGQKVSEHIVIGTPGTVLDWCAKLKFIDPKKIKVFVLDEADVMIATQGHQDQSIRIQRMLPRNCQMLLFSATFEDSVWKFAQKVVPDPNIIKLKREEETLDTIKQYYVLCNNRDEKFQALCNLYGAITIAQAMIFCHTRKTASWLAAELSKEGHQVALLSGEMMVEQRAAVIERFREGKEKVLVTTNVCARGIDVEQVSVVINFDLPVDKDGNPDNETYLHRIGRTGRFGKRGLAVNMVDSKHSMNILNRIQEHFNKKIERLDTDDLDEIEKIAN; this is encoded by the exons ATGGGCTTCAACCGTCCATCCAAGATACAAGAGAACGCACTGCCTTTGATGCTTGCTGAGCC CCCACAGAACTTAATCGCCCAGTCTCAGTCTGGTACTGGTAAAACAGCTGCCTTTGTGTTGGCCATGCTCAGCCAAGTAGAACCTGCAAACAGATACCCCCAG TGTCTGTGCCTCTCCCCAACTTACGAGCTCGCCCTCCAAACAGGAAAAGTGATAGAGCAGATGGGCAAATTTTACCCTGAACTGAAGCTAGCTTATGCTGTCCGAGGCAATAAAT TGGAACGAGGTCAGAAGGTCAGTGAGCACATTGTCATCGGCACCCCTGGGACTGTTCTGGACTGGTGCGCCAAGCTCAAGTTCATTGACCCCAAGAAGATCAAGGTGTTTGTTCTGGATGAGGCTGACGTGATGATAGCTACTCAGGGCCACCAAGATCAGAGCATCCGCATCCAGAG GATGCTGCCCAGGAACTGCCAGATGCTGCTTTTCTCTGCCACCTTCGAAGACTCTGTCTGGAAGTTTGCCCAGAAAGTGGTCCCAGACCCAAACATTATCAAGTTGAAGCGCGAGGAGGAGACACTGGACACCATCAAGCAGTATTATGTGCTGTGCAATAACAGAGATGAGAAGTTCCAGGCCTTGTGTAACCTGTATGGGGCCATCACCatcgctcaggccatgatcttctGCCAT ACCCGCAAGACAGCGAGCTGGCTGGCAGCAGAGCTCTCCAAAGAAGGCCACCAGGTGGCGCTGCTGAGTGGCGAGATGATGGTGGAGCAGAGGGCTGCGGTGATCGAGCGCTTCAGAGAGGGCAAAGAGAAGGTGCTGGTGACCACCAACGTGTGTGCCCGCG GTATTGATGTTGAACAGGTTTCTGTTGTCATCAACTTTGACCTCCCCGTGGACAAGGACGGGAACCCGGACAACGAGACCTACCTGCACCGGATCGGGCGCACGGGCCGCTTTGGCAAGAGGGGCCTGGCAGTGAACATGGTTGATAGCAAGCACAGCATGAACATCCTCAACAGAATCCAGGAGCATTTTA ataagaaaatagaaagactGGACACAGATGATTTGGACGAGATTGAGAAAATAGCCAACTGA
- the LOC132004881 gene encoding ATP-dependent RNA helicase DDX19B isoform X1, which produces MTSPLVGLELGLGRPGRVHDRAAPASESVSPAPRTMATDSWALAVDEQEAAAESLSSLHLKEEKIKPDANGAVVKTNANAEKADEEEKEDRAAQSLLNKLIRSNLVDNTNQVEVLQRDPNSPLYSVKSFEELRLKPQLLQGVYAMGFNRPSKIQENALPLMLAEPPQNLIAQSQSGTGKTAAFVLAMLSQVEPANRYPQCLCLSPTYELALQTGKVIEQMGKFYPELKLAYAVRGNKLERGQKVSEHIVIGTPGTVLDWCAKLKFIDPKKIKVFVLDEADVMIATQGHQDQSIRIQRMLPRNCQMLLFSATFEDSVWKFAQKVVPDPNIIKLKREEETLDTIKQYYVLCNNRDEKFQALCNLYGAITIAQAMIFCHTRKTASWLAAELSKEGHQVALLSGEMMVEQRAAVIERFREGKEKVLVTTNVCARGIDVEQVSVVINFDLPVDKDGNPDNETYLHRIGRTGRFGKRGLAVNMVDSKHSMNILNRIQEHFNKKIERLDTDDLDEIEKIAN; this is translated from the exons ATGACTTCTCCCTtggtggggctggagctgggcttAGGGCGACCCGGGAGAGTCCACGATCGCGCCGCCCCAGCTAGCGAGTCTGTCTCACCAGCGCCTCGGACCATGGCCACCGATTCGTGGGCGCTGGCAGTGGACGAACAGGAGGCGGCGGCGGAGTCG TTGAGCAGCTTGCatcttaaggaagagaaaatcaaaCCAGATGCCAATG GTGCTGTTGTCAAGACCAATGCTAATGCAGAGAAGGcagatgaagaagagaaag AGGACAGAGCTGCTCAGTCCTTACTCAACAAGCTGATCCGAAGCAACCTGGTGGATAACACAAACCAGGTGGAAGTCCTGCAGCGGGACCCGAACTCCCCGCTCTACTCCGTGAAGTCCTTTGAGGAGCTTCGGCT GAAACCACAGCTTCTCCAGGGAGTCTATGCCATGGGCTTCAACCGTCCATCCAAGATACAAGAGAACGCACTGCCTTTGATGCTTGCTGAGCC CCCACAGAACTTAATCGCCCAGTCTCAGTCTGGTACTGGTAAAACAGCTGCCTTTGTGTTGGCCATGCTCAGCCAAGTAGAACCTGCAAACAGATACCCCCAG TGTCTGTGCCTCTCCCCAACTTACGAGCTCGCCCTCCAAACAGGAAAAGTGATAGAGCAGATGGGCAAATTTTACCCTGAACTGAAGCTAGCTTATGCTGTCCGAGGCAATAAAT TGGAACGAGGTCAGAAGGTCAGTGAGCACATTGTCATCGGCACCCCTGGGACTGTTCTGGACTGGTGCGCCAAGCTCAAGTTCATTGACCCCAAGAAGATCAAGGTGTTTGTTCTGGATGAGGCTGACGTGATGATAGCTACTCAGGGCCACCAAGATCAGAGCATCCGCATCCAGAG GATGCTGCCCAGGAACTGCCAGATGCTGCTTTTCTCTGCCACCTTCGAAGACTCTGTCTGGAAGTTTGCCCAGAAAGTGGTCCCAGACCCAAACATTATCAAGTTGAAGCGCGAGGAGGAGACACTGGACACCATCAAGCAGTATTATGTGCTGTGCAATAACAGAGATGAGAAGTTCCAGGCCTTGTGTAACCTGTATGGGGCCATCACCatcgctcaggccatgatcttctGCCAT ACCCGCAAGACAGCGAGCTGGCTGGCAGCAGAGCTCTCCAAAGAAGGCCACCAGGTGGCGCTGCTGAGTGGCGAGATGATGGTGGAGCAGAGGGCTGCGGTGATCGAGCGCTTCAGAGAGGGCAAAGAGAAGGTGCTGGTGACCACCAACGTGTGTGCCCGCG GTATTGATGTTGAACAGGTTTCTGTTGTCATCAACTTTGACCTCCCCGTGGACAAGGACGGGAACCCGGACAACGAGACCTACCTGCACCGGATCGGGCGCACGGGCCGCTTTGGCAAGAGGGGCCTGGCAGTGAACATGGTTGATAGCAAGCACAGCATGAACATCCTCAACAGAATCCAGGAGCATTTTA ataagaaaatagaaagactGGACACAGATGATTTGGACGAGATTGAGAAAATAGCCAACTGA